The following is a genomic window from Homalodisca vitripennis isolate AUS2020 chromosome 5, UT_GWSS_2.1, whole genome shotgun sequence.
tattattactgggCTACACTATTCTTcttattatcttttcttaaaaattgctCTTTCAAATTTTTAAGGTGTAAATGAATCATTTTTTTCCTATTCATCCTAAATCACAATTTTTTGTATAAGattattcatgtaaaattaacttaaaaataatgcttatttgcaaaattatttaaaagtaatccacaaaaaaaaacaaacacgaTTGTTTACTTAATTAGCTTTGAGACATTTTATATCAGCAACTTACACATTGATCTTTATCACAATAATTTTCTTCACCACTTTATTTGCTTACAGTTATCAGTAAACAACTATACTATAAAAGAAACTTGTTAATTTCTTTTGCTACAGGCTCGGGATCATCCAAATGCAAATGATGATTTCCAGCCATGATAATATGCTTACTGTTGGGGGAATTTTTCAATATGATTTCTActgtttttttgaaaacttttcctttgtaattattatgtacaGTTCCATTTTCAGCCTGTATAGACAGAACATCACATTTAATTCTACCTGACAATTTCAGTAAAGATTCTTCAGTTAATCGGCCAAATGCGTTGAGTTTCACTCTGACATCTCTAGACAAACAAACGTTGCCACTTTCCAAAGTAGACATCCCTCTACTAAGTAAAATCTCACAACCTTTCTTAGAAATTAAGCCTCTTCGCCCTTTGTAAAGCATTTCTAATAATCCCTCATAGCTGTATTCTGGTGGATTTAAGCTTTCTTCATACTTCAATATTTTGTCCATTGTATTTCTCATTGAACTCACTGTTGTACCTGGCAAGACAAACATCTGGTGGCGCGCACAATCTATGCTGATGAACTTGGAAACTTCCTCAGGGTACACAGCTGAGTAAACGAAACTGAGATTGCTCCCAAAAGAATGACTCAGGAGCACCATAGGCTTCTCCCACTTGTAATAATGCCTGATGACAAATCGCATCAAGCTCACAGCGTCCATGAAGTCGTAAGGAAACCCTTGTGGGAGGTGAGAAGACCACCCGTGTCCAGGTATGTCCAATGCCAGTACAGCGTCCACTTCCAACATAGGCACTAGTTTATCAAACGTCGCTGCGTTGTCCTGCACACCATGAAGGGCCAACACTGGCTGGACATCTTGTCTTCCCCACCACTTTCCTGCAAGTCAAAACGACGATTATGGCTGTATTCAATTACAAATTCTTATACTTGATATAATGAAATTTAACGAATTAGTGATCAGAGATGCACTTTGTGTGgctacatatttaaattacatacaaagtttaaaataaacaagcatTTATAAAGAGAGCTCTTTTAGTGTTTGAagtataatattgaattaaaaataaacagtaaaactttaattacaGCCTTGTTACCCCTATGCAATTTGagatatactataatttaaatggtctattttgcttttatattttactgcttGTTTTGGGATATCGTTCTTATTCAGGTTGAACAGGAAAATTTAACTATCCACCTACTAATAACAGTTCAATCAATTTCTTgttactaaaatacatttaaataaattaaccaaaAATTATACTGTTTTGGCGTATATTTATAGTCAAGTTCTTTTACTTTAAGAAACCACatgcaatttgtattgttttttgtaattacCATAGTGTAATCTCATCTTAAAACC
Proteins encoded in this region:
- the LOC124362703 gene encoding probable serine hydrolase → MLTKLHHFYRSHNIQTVLYRNGKRFSSSSPLKNVQHRCTEIRIPVPWGHVAGKWWGRQDVQPVLALHGVQDNAATFDKLVPMLEVDAVLALDIPGHGWSSHLPQGFPYDFMDAVSLMRFVIRHYYKWEKPMVLLSHSFGSNLSFVYSAVYPEEVSKFISIDCARHQMFVLPGTTVSSMRNTMDKILKYEESLNPPEYSYEGLLEMLYKGRRGLISKKGCEILLSRGMSTLESGNVCLSRDVRVKLNAFGRLTEESLLKLSGRIKCDVLSIQAENGTVHNNYKGKVFKKTVEIILKNSPNSKHIIMAGNHHLHLDDPEPVAKEINKFLL